One stretch of Aquimarina sp. Aq107 DNA includes these proteins:
- a CDS encoding 16S rRNA (uracil(1498)-N(3))-methyltransferase, which yields MQLFYNKDITETTQEFQFSREESKHITKVLRKKEGDLVQITNGLGLLCKGIITFSSPNKCIIQLEERHHQPSKDYRLHLAVAPTKMNDRYEWFLEKATEIGIDEITPIICDHSERKIIKPERFERILQSAMKQSLQSYLPILNKAISFTEFLKKDTSDQLLIAHCEETKKQSLKDIIKPQSATTLVIGPEGDFSTKEIENALKTGFIPVTLGKTRLRTETAAIVATHSIAFLNS from the coding sequence ATGCAGTTATTCTATAATAAGGATATTACAGAAACCACTCAAGAATTTCAATTTTCGAGAGAAGAAAGCAAACACATAACTAAAGTTTTACGAAAAAAAGAAGGTGATTTAGTACAAATTACCAATGGGTTAGGTCTATTATGTAAAGGAATTATTACATTTTCAAGCCCTAATAAATGTATTATCCAATTAGAAGAAAGACATCATCAACCGTCTAAGGATTATAGATTACATCTTGCAGTTGCTCCTACTAAAATGAATGATCGCTATGAATGGTTTTTAGAAAAAGCTACAGAAATTGGTATTGATGAAATTACTCCAATTATTTGTGATCACAGTGAACGAAAAATAATCAAACCCGAACGATTTGAACGTATATTACAAAGTGCTATGAAACAATCACTTCAATCGTATCTACCAATACTAAATAAAGCTATTTCTTTTACCGAATTTTTAAAAAAAGATACTTCGGATCAGTTACTCATTGCACATTGTGAAGAAACTAAGAAACAATCTTTAAAGGATATTATTAAACCACAAAGTGCCACAACATTGGTAATAGGACCCGAAGGAGATTTTTCTACCAAAGAAATTGAAAACGCTTTAAAAACAGGGTTTATTCCAGTAACTTTAGGAAAAACAAGATTAAGAACAGAAACTGCTGCTATTGTTGCAACCCATAGTATCGCTTTCCTAAATTCATAG